One window of the Kwoniella dejecticola CBS 10117 chromosome 3, complete sequence genome contains the following:
- a CDS encoding phosphoserine transaminase has product MPTRDQVHNFAAGPSPLPGSVLEEAAQGLLNYDDTGMGICELSHRGKEFKAVIEGAEADLRKLLSIPENYTILFSQGGGTGQFSAVVLNLLSAHRLKNPVPAQEFKPPVLDYVLTGSWSSKAYAEAQRLTLPPFPNCPAFAEPRIAASMKSEKWTRLPRKDEYSFSKDAAFVYYCENETINGIEFPHDPSNEAAFPFESVPEGVEIVADYSSSFISRPILNIEKHAIIYAGAQKNLGPSGVTVLIVRNDLLVDTTEASKLGCVPHTPITYEYKILADNKSLYNTPPTFPIYVSALVLKHLIKDKGGLEGLESTNKQKAELLYKTLEAAEKKGKARLVVRDENARSWMNVTFTIEGAAEEEKRFLDGAEKKGFKQLKGHRSVGGIRASIYNAVTLDSVKLLCEYINEFCT; this is encoded by the exons ATGCCCACCCGAGATCAAGTTCACAATTTCGCCGCTGGACCATCCCCTCTTCCAGGCAGCGTCCTTGAAGAGGCCGCTCAAGGTCTACTAAACTACGATGACACCGGAATGGGTATCTGCGAGCTTTCACATCGTGGCAAAGAGTTCAAAGCTGTGATCGAGGGTGCCGAGG CCGATCTGCGTAAACTCCTCTCAATTCCAGAGAACTACACCATCCTCTTCTCACAGGGGGGCGGTACCGGCCAATTCTCCGCCGTCGTGCTCAATCTCTTATCAGCTCACCGACTCAAGAATCCCGTCCCAGCTCAAGAGTTCAAGCCTCCTGTTTTAGACTACGTTTTAACCGGTTCATGGTCTTCCAAAGCCTACGCCGAAGCCCAGCGTCTCACCTTACCTCCTTTTCCCAATTGTCCAGCATTCGCCGAACCGCGTATTGCAGCATCTATGAAGTCGGAAAAATGGACGCGTTTACCAAGGAAGGACGAATACAGTTTCAGCAAAGATGCTGCGTTCGTCTATTACTGCGAAAATGAAACTATAAACGGTATCGAGTTCCCGCACGACCCTTCGAACGAGGCTGCTTTCCCCTTTGAGAGTGTTCCAGAGGGTGTGGAGATCGTAGCTGATTATTCATCAAGTTTCATTTCGAGACccatcctcaacatcgagaAACACGCCATCATTTACGCTGGAGCACAGAAAAACCTCGGTCCATCAGGAGTGACTGTTTTGATAGTTAGGAATGATCTGTTGGTGGATACGACGGAAGCTTCGAAATTGGGTTGTGTGCCTCATACGCCGATAACGTACGAATACAAGATACTAGCAGATAACAAGTCGCTGTACAACACTCCCCCGACATTCCCGATCTACGTCAGTGCCCTGGTGTTGAAACACCTGATCAAGGATAAGGGCGGATTAGAAGGATTGGAGAGTACGAATAAACAGAAGGCGGAGCTGCTGTATAAGACACTGGAAGCtgctgagaagaaaggaaaggcgaGGTTGGTAGTAAGAGATGAGAATGCGCGAAGTTGGATGAATGTGACGTTCACTATTGAAGGTGcagcagaagaggagaagaggttctTGGATggggcggagaagaaggggttcAAGCAATTGAAAGGACATAGAAGTGTTGGGG GTATTCGAGCTTCAATCTACAATGCCGTGACGCTCGACTCGGTCAAATTGCTATGCGAATACATAAACGAATTCTGCACATAG